Proteins encoded together in one Micromonospora auratinigra window:
- a CDS encoding helix-turn-helix domain-containing protein encodes MRGDLSGALPLAELARTALFSPFHFHRVFRTVTGETPARFVAALRMAQARRLLLHSRLTVGAISGRVGYTSVGSFTTQFTRLVGVPPEQFRRQVRTLLGWLIQPAPRPRAVDDDAGTALTPVVRAGLSDPAGTVLVGVAPADVEAEPSRWTAVVGVGPVRLPAGLPPGRYRARMLLLKSRWTASAALVDQVPESYLVGQAEFSVPDPPSEPHRVPVRLRPPQPTDPPVLSVEPVRLVAGLVGTPTPSRRAHVPVSA; translated from the coding sequence ATGCGTGGTGATCTGAGCGGTGCCCTGCCACTGGCCGAACTGGCGCGTACCGCGCTGTTCAGCCCCTTCCATTTCCATCGGGTCTTCCGCACCGTCACCGGTGAGACACCGGCGCGTTTCGTCGCGGCGCTGCGGATGGCCCAGGCCCGGCGGCTGCTGCTGCACTCCCGGCTCACCGTCGGGGCGATCAGCGGCCGGGTCGGGTACACCAGCGTGGGCAGCTTCACCACCCAGTTCACCCGCCTCGTGGGGGTGCCACCGGAGCAGTTCCGCCGCCAGGTGCGCACGCTGCTCGGCTGGCTGATCCAGCCGGCGCCCCGGCCCCGCGCCGTCGACGACGACGCCGGGACGGCGCTGACCCCGGTGGTGCGGGCCGGGCTGTCGGATCCGGCCGGCACCGTCCTGGTGGGAGTGGCGCCGGCCGACGTCGAGGCCGAGCCGTCGCGCTGGACGGCGGTGGTCGGGGTCGGCCCCGTACGCCTGCCGGCGGGGCTGCCGCCCGGCCGGTACCGGGCCCGGATGCTGCTGCTGAAGAGCCGGTGGACCGCCTCGGCGGCCCTGGTCGACCAGGTTCCGGAGAGCTACCTGGTCGGACAGGCGGAGTTCTCGGTGCCGGATCCGCCGTCTGAGCCGCACCGGGTGCCGGTACGGCTGCGCCCGCCGCAGCCCACCGACCCGCCGGTGCTCTCGGTCGAGCCGGTACGACTGGTCGCCGGCCTGGTCGGCACCCCGACCCCGAGCCGGCGGGCGCACGTGCCGGTCTCGGCGTGA